The sequence GGTGTCCTGCAAATGCGCTTTGAGTATATGGCCCATCTCTTTGAACTGGGTGAATACCAGGGCCTTGTCGCCCACGGGCAAAATCTCTTCCAGCATTTCAGTGAGGCGGGCAAGCTTGCCCGAGCGTCCGTCTATGGCCGAGTTGTCGCCAAGGAAGTGAGCGGGGTGATTGCATACCTGCTTGAGCCGGGACAGGGTCGCAAGAATAATGCCCTTGCGCTGTATGCCGTCCACCTCGTATAATGTACGGTTCAGGTCTTCAAGCACAGCGGCATACAGCGATGCCTGCTCCTTGGTCAGCGGGCAAAATTCCTTCATTTCCACCTTGTCGGGGAGGTCGGAAATAATGGACGTGTCTGTTTTAAGGCGACGCAGGAGGAAGGGCGCGGTAAGGCGCTTCAGCCTTGTGGCAGCCTCGGGATCGCGTCCGGTCTGGATGGGTATGAAAAAACGCTTGCGAAACTCTTGCTGGCTGCCCAGAAAACCCGGATTGAGAAAATCCATAAGAGACCACAGGTCGCCGACATTGTTTTCCACCGGCGTTCCTGTCAGGGCTATGCGGTACGCCGCCGGGATGGCCCGAGCGGCTTTGGCCTGTTTTGTTTCGGGGTTTTTGATGTTTTGCGCTTCATCCAGAATAACGCCGGCCCAGGAAATATCTTTCAGTACCGCCATATCCCGCTGGAGAAGGCCGTAGCTTGAAATGACCAGCGCCTGCGAGGACGCGAGCCGCCGGAAGGCTGCTCCTTTCTTGCGGTCAAGCCCGTGATGGATCATGATCGGCAGTTCGGGGGTGAATTTTCCCGCTTCTCTGGCCCAGTTGTTGACCACCGATGTGGGGCAGATGAGCAGGCTGGGCATCTTTTTGCCGGAAGACCATAATCTTTGCAGCAGGGCCAGAGTCTGGATGGTTTTTCCCAGACCCATGTCATCGGCAAGGCAGGCCCCAAGGCCCCATTGCTGCAAAAAGGCGAGCCAGGAAAAGCCCCGCGCCTGATAGGGCCGCAGGGTTCCGCCAAACTCGGCCGGGGGCGGCAACTCCGCGCAGACCGTGCGGCCCTCCAATTGGTCGAGCAACTCGCTGAGCCAGCCCGCACTCTGCACACCGCCAAAGGCAAAGCCGTGGGGGGCGTCCTCACCGCCAAGGGCCATGCGGAGAATATCCCGGGCCGGGGCGGTATTTTTGCTGTTTTTCTTCCAGAAATCGGCAGCGGCCAGAATTTCCTGTGCATTGACCTCCACCCACTGTCCCCGCACCTGCACCAGAGGAACCTTGAGCCGGGCCAGAGCCAGAAGGTCTTTATGCGTTATGGGCGCTCCACCAAGAGAAGCCTGCCAGTCGAATTCCACAATGGTATCAAGGGAAAGACCGCTTGAAGAGCGGAGTTTGGGGGCTGCCACCCTGGCCTGAATGACTGGCCGGAGCTTCGCGCCTTTGCTGGTCCACCATGCAGGCAGCATGACCCCGAATCCGGCCTGGCCCAGAGCAAGAGAGGTATGTGTCAGAAAACGGTGTGCGCCCTGAACGTCCAGACTGTAGCCTTGGGGGGCGGCATCCTTGAGGCTGGCCGCAATCTCCGGCGCAATGCCGGAAGCCTGGCCGAGCGCAGAGAGCACATACTCTCTGGCATCTGCACCCAGGTGCTTCAATACCGAGGCACGCTTTTTGGGACCAGACCAGAGGTCCTGTATGGGGAGCAGGAGGCTGTGGTCATCGTGCGGATGCAGAAGATAGGAAACCCGCCAGGCAGAATCGTCCCCCGCCGGAAGGGCAGGAAGAGCATGGTTCAAAGGCGCGTCGTCATTTGTGGGTTCTTCAAGCCTGAAGCAGAGTCGCACCGGGGATTTGGATAACACCGTTATGGGGCGTTTCCAGCGAGTAAGGGTATTTTTTAGATCTGTTACATCTTTCTTCAGCCAATCTATGCGCCCATCTGGCGAGCGCAGGGCGGCCAGCCATGCGTCATGTACGCTATCCACTACGGGGTGCGCCCGTGATGCTCGTAATATTCGTGAAGTGGCGGAAGTGGCGCCTTGACCCTTTTTACTTGACGTCGTTTGCGGCATGGCGGAGCGGACAAGTGCGTCAACCATGTCCGTCAGAAAAGCGCGCAGAACAGAAGCGGCGGCGGTGGAAGGCGGTGCTTTGCCGTCAGCCTTGGTCAAGGCCCTGGCCGATGGGGGCATGGCGGCGGCAAAGGCAGCGAAGCGTGGCTGTTCCTCCGCGGTAATCACCGGTTCCCATACGGAGTGGCAATGACCGCCGACCATCCGTACGCCGGGCAGGTAGTGCTGTCTGGCAACAAGCGCCCCGGCATACCTGAGCATTTCAGCCCAATAGGCAAGGTCATTCCCCAAAAGAACACCACGGGCGAGAGTTTGCTTGCCTATGCAATTTGCCAGAGCAATTACGGCTTCCTGGCTATTGAGCCGTGTGGCTGCAACGCGCCAGGGACGCAGGCGGAGTGAAGCTTCGGCTTTTTCGGCATCGTGAAGGAGCCGACTCGACGGCACAGGACCGGATTTTGAGGACGGCAGCCAGGCGGTGGCCTCAAGCGGGCTTGCAACGCCCGGCGAAAGGCCGAAGTGTTCGACCAGAGCGGCGTCAAGAGCGGCCTGCCCAGCGTCAAAGGGAGAATGGGCGGGACTTGCGGTTTTTGTTTTTGCTGCACGTTTCAGGACGATTGCCGGGGCTGTGTTCTCCGAGGCAGCAGAAGCAGCAGAAGAAGAAGAAGAAGAAGAAGGTACGGAAGACGTAGAAGAGGCTGGCGAACTTTCGCCCCAAAGCAGAAATCCCATCTCCGTCTGCGCGGCGTGGAGAACAATCACTGACTTTTACCTCTTGCTGTCCGTATATGGCCTCGCCCAGGAGATAAGGTCTTTCTTCATGAAAAAAACAAATCGGATGCACACGTATATTCGGCATCAGGCGATATTGCCCCGCCAGTATAGGGAATCCGCGCTTTCGGTCCTAATCGGCTAATCGGTCTTCATGACCACGGACAGCACCAGATTTTCCGAAAGCAGGTCCGACCGTTTTTTCCAGCCTGTCTCAGCCACCTTTAACTGCACGAAATGGATGAGCGCCGTGGTCGCTGGTCTGATTTTATCATGTTTACGCTTTGCACGAGAATTCA is a genomic window of Desulfovibrio intestinalis containing:
- a CDS encoding DEAD/DEAH box helicase gives rise to the protein MGFLLWGESSPASSTSSVPSSSSSSSAASAASENTAPAIVLKRAAKTKTASPAHSPFDAGQAALDAALVEHFGLSPGVASPLEATAWLPSSKSGPVPSSRLLHDAEKAEASLRLRPWRVAATRLNSQEAVIALANCIGKQTLARGVLLGNDLAYWAEMLRYAGALVARQHYLPGVRMVGGHCHSVWEPVITAEEQPRFAAFAAAMPPSARALTKADGKAPPSTAAASVLRAFLTDMVDALVRSAMPQTTSSKKGQGATSATSRILRASRAHPVVDSVHDAWLAALRSPDGRIDWLKKDVTDLKNTLTRWKRPITVLSKSPVRLCFRLEEPTNDDAPLNHALPALPAGDDSAWRVSYLLHPHDDHSLLLPIQDLWSGPKKRASVLKHLGADAREYVLSALGQASGIAPEIAASLKDAAPQGYSLDVQGAHRFLTHTSLALGQAGFGVMLPAWWTSKGAKLRPVIQARVAAPKLRSSSGLSLDTIVEFDWQASLGGAPITHKDLLALARLKVPLVQVRGQWVEVNAQEILAAADFWKKNSKNTAPARDILRMALGGEDAPHGFAFGGVQSAGWLSELLDQLEGRTVCAELPPPAEFGGTLRPYQARGFSWLAFLQQWGLGACLADDMGLGKTIQTLALLQRLWSSGKKMPSLLICPTSVVNNWAREAGKFTPELPIMIHHGLDRKKGAAFRRLASSQALVISSYGLLQRDMAVLKDISWAGVILDEAQNIKNPETKQAKAARAIPAAYRIALTGTPVENNVGDLWSLMDFLNPGFLGSQQEFRKRFFIPIQTGRDPEAATRLKRLTAPFLLRRLKTDTSIISDLPDKVEMKEFCPLTKEQASLYAAVLEDLNRTLYEVDGIQRKGIILATLSRLKQVCNHPAHFLGDNSAIDGRSGKLARLTEMLEEILPVGDKALVFTQFKEMGHILKAHLQDTLGREVLFLHGGVARKARDRMIERFQGDAQAPPIFILSLKAGSTGLNLTAANHVFHYDRWWNPAVENQATDRAFRIGQHHNVLVHKFVCSGTLEEKIDAMIERKKEISDAVVGVGEAWLTELSNQELRDLFALRKNALEE